GAGTGCAATTACATATACAGTTCCtctaacagacacacaaagtgGACGTGAGGGCAGAGTGGGGTCTTGTGTTCAGTCCACCGAGCAAACTGCTGAGAAAACAGTGCGAACATGTCAGTCGGAGCTCGGAGTGATGCAACTCAGCACCCGAGTTAGCCAGCTGTGTTTGACTTCTGCAACGAGCACGGAAAGAGGAAACGAGCGCCGAGCAGAAGCACCGACACACGAGCTGCATTTCAAAGTGTTAAAAACATGATACATACCTTTCAGAGACCCCTCAGCCGCCCTACAGAGCGACCTGTCAGGTAATCAAATATGCTCTTGTGGCATAGTAGAGACACGTGGCATGACGTCCTCCAATCACAAACTGGGGCAGCTCCCTACGTAAAAACCGGCGAAAACCAAACGTGACCCTTCATTATTTTTGAATGAATAAAACGgacacaatgaaaacacaagtttgaGATGCTGGCTGGATTTAACTAACGCTTAAGTTTAACGTTAACGTTACGTCTAACTTCACCTTAACTTAAGCTAACTGTTATGCTAATTAGCAAGCTAATTACCTCTATGTGACGGATTTGTTCTGCCTCTCGAGGAGAATTGGTGTGTGGGAACTTATTGTAAAGTCTCTGGGCAAGAACCATCCACAAGATAAAACATGTGGTGCACCTATTTGACTACATTTGAAACGTGTACCAGGCTAGCAggcagctaactagctaagctAAACTCGCCCCCATACTTATTTTTGCTGCATTCTAGTTTATATCGGAGGTCAGGATTTCCTAGATGCGATTTCGGTACACAATGCATATGTCTACAAAAATGGTGTCTAACCGGAACAACATCTTGCATAGTATCTTTAGCAAGTATACACACAATTAAACCCTCTGCAATGCAGCCGCGTCTCATAAATAaacgaaataaaaaaagcaaacgACACATAAGAGAACAGACATCTTTATGTTATGGCACTTTAATTCCAAAAAATTTGTATCTATTAATTTTTATTCACAAATATAGCCCTGTACAACTGCTTTCCGAATTTAAATAAGGATCTCCGATTTTAGAAAGCTTgccatttcagtttttctagTAGGAATATGTAAATGTTCGAGTTCTGAATCTTGGTCCTGAACGCAGCATTAGGTTTGTGCTCGGAGTTTGGTGCGTAGCTGTGCGTCTGACGTCACTCCCCTTAGTAACCCTCGGCGGCGTCTCCAGGAGCGAAGGCAACAAGATGGTGAGTTGAATTTATCGTAATAATTAGCTATTAAACGTGAACTTCAAACTAAAAACgtggaaatattcacattaagtAGCACCCTCGTGGATACAGATGTGCTTTAATGGCTGCCGCTGTCTAACTTGCCGAGAAAAACCTCCAACTGCAAAATCTGCCTTGTTGCTTCGTTTCAGTTATCTGGGGAGATTAGCTTAGCACGTTAGCTGCGTTTTAGCCCCTATTTGCGTGCCGTTAAGTAGCCCTGCGTGGATTCAactacagaaaaacaaagatgatgTGACAAACTACTCTCAGCAGGACCTATTTTTGTCTCATTATATCCGTACCGTTAGGAGAGCGCTCACTCATCATCTTAAAAACGCACTTCCACGGCCTGTAAGTGAGGAGTGAATGGAAGTAAGGAGATGCATTTCCACAATGGTGgccagctgcagcagtgctcCCCCTGTCCCCTTGAAAAAGTAACGTTTATCATCACACGGCTGATCTCTCTGACTGTTTTGTTGCAGGGATTGCTGTCTATCCTGCGCAAGCTAAAGAGCACACCAGACCAGGAGGTGAGGATACTGCTGCTGGGTCTGGACAACGGAGGGAAGACCACCTTGCTAAAGCAGCTGGCATCTGAGGACATCAGCCATATCACCCCCACACAGGTACTGAGGAGAGTTTCACACTCACACCACCTGTTGCAGACACGACACAACGAGGATGAGCTGCCTGGCTCCTTGGcagattttgatttgttttctgcttgCATTTATCTAACCCATTTGATGTTTCGTGTTCACTAAAGGGATTCAACATCAAGAGCGTCCAGTCTCAGGGTTTTAAACTGAACGTTTGGGACATTGGAGGCCAGAGGAAGATCAGGCCGTACTGGAGAAACTACTTCGAAAACACAGATGTGCTGGTGAGCGGAGCACAGAAAAGAAGCAGTTTTGATTCCAGTAATCGATGGATGAAATCACTGCTGCACATGCTAACCACGAGAACCTCCATTTTGTTTCAGATTTATGTCATCGACAGCGCTGACAGGAAGAGATTTGAGGAAACGGGTCAGGTATGTACAAAACgttttgtgtcagtgtgtcgcTTATTTTCTCGATTAATCATTTGTAACTGAATATGTCgcaaaaaaatgaaaggcaTCTTCTAATAATGACTTGGTATGTTAGACTGACCTTAAAACATCCTGAAAAATAATCACTTTCACTGTATGGCACGTCTGTGAACTTCACAAgcaactgcagcagctgatttGACAAAGTAGGTCACTTAAAAGACCTGTTTCATAGCAGCTTCCATAGGAGAGCGTGAGATGAGGGGTATTTTGCTTGTTGCAATCTGCAGCCTctccactagatgccactaaatactcgaaactggacctttaataaTCACAAGAGACCGTTTTATGACcatgaagcagtgtgtgtgtgtgttgatgtttaatgaacagatttttgtgtgtgttgcaggagcTCGCTGAGTTGTTGGATGAAGAGAAGCTGAGCGGCGTCCCTGTGCTGATCTTTGCGAACAAGCAGGACCTGCTGACGGCCGCCCCGGCCTCCGAGATCGCCGAGGGTCTCAACCTGCACACCATCCGGGATCGCATGTGGCAGATCCAGTCCTGCTCCGCCCTCACTGGCGAGGGGATTCAGGTGAGCGTACCAGCCGAgcgtttttcttctttttttcctttcattcttctcttcttctcaccATTTCTGTCTCGTAAATACTCTTCCAGGAGGGCATGAATTGGGTCTGCAAGAGCGTCAACTCCAAGAAGAAATAGCTTGGCTTCTAGTCTTCTACCACTCAGGAGgatgagcagcagcacacatacactgacacacattGCACCCTCCTGAGCCTTAATACGATGGGATATACCTGTGAATGTAAACACACTACTAATCCATCATGGACTTGGAGTTTTTAACCCCCCCCTGCGTTTCTGTATCGCTGAGTTTAACTAATCTCAACACATTTTTCTACGTCGGCCCTctgagaagaggagggaggttCGACTTCAAAGGGAACCCGTGCCAGGATATCAACCCCCTCCAGCCGGACTACCCACGTCACCATCACCGCCCCAGCCAATCCCAGCAGCTACCGTCCTGGGCCCGTCACGGCCTCAAACATTCCCATTAAACTGCTGTCTTTTATTGGAATTCCAGCTCGTTCTTTAAACTCTTTTTCTCCGTCTCATATTCTTACCGGTtcatatgtgtttgtttttttttttatttcatcattccACTGTTGCTGTAAGCGCTTTTCCTGCTATGGTTCTGTTTGAAGTGAGGTAtatttttgtaattgttttatttatggtGAAGTAGAGTGTAGAGTGCTTTCAAACAACAGCTggtgtggcgtgtgtgtgtgtgtgtgtgattccaAGGATGTTGGAGGATCCGACTCTCCCCACTGAAGAATAAAACTGTACATGTTAATATGTATAAAAACAGATGGAATTAAACGGTGAAGAGGAACTACATTTTTTTGGATCAAATGTAAATAGCTGGGCCCTGTGTTCATATGTTACGTTATGCGCATGTTATAGAGTATAAGTCACGCTGCTGCTGTACTCTGTAGTCTATAATGTTTGCATATCTGATGTATGCTGGCAGATTTTTAATAGAGGTATACGTACTGTACGTCCCAATGCATTTCTCTGTGCTCTCTGGGTTAGTGAGGGAGTTCACCCCTTAAAGGCATTTCCTTTTGATATTCTTGAATGTAATCTGTCCAGAACTGAAGGTACTgtatgtgaattaaaaaaaaagataaaatcatgAATCCGGTGTCTTTCTGGCTTTTGGGTTCGCTGGGATCACGCAGGGACAGGGTAATCCTATCAGACTGTGTTGGTCACACACCCGTGGCAGGTGGAGTCAGCTGTTCGTGACACCAGCCGAGCATGTGGCGGTGGAGAAGCCCTTGTGGGAGACAGCAGCGCTATTGAATTATAAAAAGCATTGAATGGAGTGTGAAAACAAAGCTCCTTTGAAGAGCGCTCTGAAGTGTGAGCCATCTTGACTTATTATTTCAACACAATTCAAACGTACCTACTCAACAAGGAACATATTGTCTTCATGACAGACGGTCTCAGAAAAGGTACACAAACTTAAAGGTCCATTTCTAATTTTTGCTAGAGCCAGAGAAATACTCAGTTTTAGGGGCCGATAAGGAAATAAAACCTTCTGATACTGATATATTGGCCACTAAGCGCACATCTTTTTGCACTGATCATTCAACTGTGGCTATGAAGAGATGTGtaacaggatattttacagtttaataataaactttaCTGGATTAAATGTCTGGGAATTTATTAGTTATGAATCATCCTCAGcatatttttctgcatttttaatctctaaaataaaaatagtccTCACGTCGGCACATGCACGCCCATGCCAACATGATTTATCAGTTGGGGTGCGATAATTTTAAGGGTAGAgaataaaatctgaaaaaaatttGCATCGCAGTTGTTCCTTATTGTTCTGAATTTTATCTagtttttgcctttttccttGTAATACCTTTTTAAGTGGACCTGCTCAGCTAAATTTAGACTGTTTATGAGGTAAATAATAAACCCTCAAGATCAATTATACAGTTTGTTTCCTCTTCAGACACCTAAAATGATTCAAATACGACTTTCTGAGAAGTTAAATGACTCTTTGATTGAAGTGGTCAGAACCTCTCAGACGCTCAGCCTGTGAAACGACGACGCCGCACTTCATATTAAAGGGTCAAAAAGCTTGGAAACCGCTGACTGCTACAGTTTAAACGTTTGACTTCATCATTGAAGATTAGCCTGGGATAATTGATTTGAAGTATTAAAAAGCCAACATCGATTCACCTGTGTTTAACACTTAAGTCCTATTTTTAATGCAGCTCGACTGCTGGAAAGAAACTAAATGTAGATATATAGTTGTCAGACGAGATCTTGCTGCAACACAGAACACGTTGCTGATTTAACAGTAGTGCTTACATCAGAGGGgaacaataatataataaatatatatataaatgttgaaGAGTTTAAACCAGCGCTGCTCAATACAATGTTCAGAGAATGGGCACTCACAAGTTTCCTAGATTGAAAGGCAAAGTTTTGTCCTGAAAACAAAGATTGATTTTGCAGCTAAGagactgctttacaaaaaaaaagggagtggGTTCAACTAAACCCCTGATTATGACTATAAatagtgttattattattgacgGTGCTGTTGTGCTCTCCCCTCTGAGTCATTTATTGTAGGTAAATGGGATATTTCTAGCAGCTGCTGCTCACTCAGTCTCAAATCTGATGTGGTTTGTTCTTGCAGGCAGCAGCTTCAGGCAGGTGGTGCTGTATCCACCTGGTTGGTTGGGTAAGAGGCTGAACAGGGGGGGAAGCTGAACAGACTATCTGGAATGTACAAACCTAATCCCCCCCCTCCAGGGCAGAGAGGGCTGCAGGTACACATGAGACCACCTGCATACCTGTGGCCTGCATGTTCGAGGGGTGTCACGTTAAAGTCGTAGCGTGTTCTGATGggactgaaaaaataaagtccccACAACACTTTAGAATAAAGGTACAGATCGTATACTTATGAATGGCTTTACTAATGATGATGTCAGTGTGACTTTGTGCACTTCGTTCACATTCACTGATATGCCACCAAATTAGCTGAATTCCTCTTATACGAACATTCTTTTCAGGACCTCATGTTTAACCTGATGAATGGATGCATACAATCAGAATGAGTCATGCATCCATTCATGCaacatttctggaacttcaCAGCCGATtggcgttgcagcattctcagAAACAACTGAAGGAGATGGAGTCTTgttttaaatcttaaaaaaa
Above is a genomic segment from Sparus aurata chromosome 20, fSpaAur1.1, whole genome shotgun sequence containing:
- the arl3b gene encoding ADP-ribosylation factor-like protein 3, with the protein product MGLLSILRKLKSTPDQEVRILLLGLDNGGKTTLLKQLASEDISHITPTQGFNIKSVQSQGFKLNVWDIGGQRKIRPYWRNYFENTDVLIYVIDSADRKRFEETGQELAELLDEEKLSGVPVLIFANKQDLLTAAPASEIAEGLNLHTIRDRMWQIQSCSALTGEGIQEGMNWVCKSVNSKKK